Proteins from one Microbacterium proteolyticum genomic window:
- a CDS encoding ABC transporter substrate-binding protein, which yields MSIRRISLAAAFGVAAALVLSACGGTTAAPEASVSATPVQGGDLTFAVANDPISLNPSGTGSGNDTLYVTRQLVDSLLYQNPDTGALDPWLATSYESNADATEFTFTLRDDVTFSDGTPFTASNVKATFDDIIAAGALSQAVSSFVGYVGTDVVDAHTARVRFSSPNAAFPNSTASVALGIVGDATLAVPYDQRADGKAVVGTGPFTLKSYTKDTATVLAAREDYAWVPEALGNTGRARLDTVTFQIVPEAGVRTGSLTSDQVDVAGGVQPNDVASLEQSGYPLVWRANPGITFGLSSNLSHPVVADLAVRHAISAAIDAETVRDTALNDYFAVATSSLAQSTPGYADQSAAFGFDPDKAAELLDGAGWSAGADGIREKDGQKLQLKLWWITNFGPNQTSLELIQQELKAVGIDLQLQSGPVPDFLEAQKNGDFDLVWGNLSRADGDVLRTTFSKSTTRYRIDDPTLEDLLQKQLTLSDASARDEVLAEAQARIASQYYQIPVHELTSIIGTRDTVHGVSLGADSRLDSLVAAWKQAD from the coding sequence ATGTCCATCCGACGTATCTCTCTCGCGGCGGCGTTCGGCGTCGCCGCGGCGCTCGTCCTGTCCGCGTGCGGGGGCACCACCGCGGCCCCCGAGGCCTCCGTGTCGGCGACACCCGTGCAGGGCGGAGACCTCACCTTCGCGGTGGCCAACGACCCCATCTCGTTGAACCCGTCGGGGACCGGCTCGGGCAACGACACCCTGTACGTCACGCGTCAACTCGTCGACTCGCTGCTCTACCAGAACCCCGACACGGGTGCCCTCGACCCGTGGCTGGCGACCTCGTACGAGTCCAACGCGGATGCCACCGAGTTCACCTTCACCCTGCGCGACGACGTGACGTTCTCGGACGGGACGCCGTTCACGGCGTCGAACGTCAAGGCGACCTTCGACGACATCATCGCGGCGGGCGCGCTGAGTCAGGCGGTCAGCTCCTTCGTCGGGTACGTCGGCACCGACGTCGTCGACGCGCACACCGCGCGGGTGCGGTTCTCGAGCCCCAACGCCGCTTTCCCCAACTCGACCGCGTCGGTCGCCCTCGGCATCGTCGGGGACGCCACGCTGGCGGTTCCCTACGACCAGAGGGCGGATGGGAAGGCCGTCGTCGGGACGGGTCCGTTCACGCTGAAGAGCTACACGAAGGACACCGCCACCGTGCTCGCCGCTCGCGAGGACTACGCGTGGGTGCCCGAGGCGCTCGGCAACACCGGCCGCGCGCGCCTGGACACGGTGACGTTCCAGATCGTGCCGGAGGCGGGGGTGCGCACCGGAAGTCTCACGTCCGACCAGGTCGACGTGGCCGGCGGCGTGCAGCCGAACGACGTCGCGTCCCTGGAGCAGAGCGGATACCCGCTCGTGTGGCGCGCGAACCCGGGGATCACCTTCGGCCTCTCGTCCAACCTGTCGCATCCGGTCGTCGCGGACCTCGCCGTCCGCCACGCGATCTCTGCGGCCATCGACGCGGAGACGGTCCGCGACACCGCGCTGAACGACTACTTCGCCGTCGCCACGAGCTCGCTCGCGCAGTCCACCCCCGGTTACGCCGACCAGAGCGCCGCCTTCGGCTTCGACCCGGACAAGGCCGCCGAGCTGCTCGACGGTGCCGGATGGAGCGCAGGGGCCGACGGCATCCGCGAGAAGGACGGCCAGAAGCTGCAGCTCAAGCTCTGGTGGATCACGAACTTCGGGCCCAACCAGACCTCGCTCGAGCTGATCCAGCAGGAGCTGAAGGCCGTGGGCATCGACCTGCAGCTGCAGAGCGGACCGGTGCCCGACTTCCTCGAGGCGCAGAAGAACGGCGACTTCGATCTCGTGTGGGGCAACCTGTCCCGCGCGGACGGCGACGTCCTGCGCACGACGTTCTCGAAGAGCACGACGCGCTACCGCATCGACGACCCGACGCTGGAGGATCTCCTGCAGAAGCAGCTCACGCTCAGCGACGCGTCCGCGCGCGACGAGGTCCTCGCCGAGGCGCAGGCGCGCATCGCGAGCCAGTACTACCAGATCCCCGTGCACGAGCTGACCTCGATCATCGGCACGCGCGACACGGTGCACGGCGTGAGCCTCGGCGCCGACTCCCGTCTGGACTCGCTCGTCGCCGCCTGGAAGCAGGCGGACTGA
- a CDS encoding ABC transporter permease — translation MSGTPALRASIARYIALRLAQALLVLWAAYTLSFLVLYALPSDPVALLAGGDATDISAAQLDDLRARYGLDQPLWVQYLLHLRGILTGDLGTSISTGRPVAQVIGEAIPPTVQLAGFALVVAVVLGAGIAIVATFTRSRRLSAVLLGLPPLGVAVPSFWLGLVLIQWFSFQIPLFPAMGDKGFASLVLPAVTLAVPTSAAIAQLLSKSLATTLGEPYIDTAWAKGAGRWRVHLGHALRNAALPALTVTGLVVGQLLSGTVVTETVFSRPGVGRVTALAVQQQDVPVVQGVVLFAALVFVLTTLAVDLVYPVLDPRIVLGTAPARRRRDASAASAAGRHPEAAGTEVK, via the coding sequence ATGAGTGGGACCCCCGCACTTCGCGCCTCGATCGCGCGGTACATCGCGCTGAGACTGGCGCAGGCGCTCCTGGTGCTCTGGGCGGCCTACACGCTGTCCTTCCTCGTGCTCTACGCCCTGCCGAGCGACCCCGTGGCGCTCCTCGCGGGCGGCGACGCGACCGACATCTCCGCCGCACAGCTCGACGACCTGCGCGCGCGGTACGGCCTCGACCAGCCGCTGTGGGTGCAGTATCTGCTGCACCTGCGCGGCATCCTGACCGGCGACCTCGGCACGTCGATCTCGACCGGCCGCCCCGTGGCGCAGGTGATCGGGGAAGCGATCCCGCCGACCGTCCAGCTCGCCGGGTTCGCGCTCGTCGTGGCCGTCGTGCTCGGCGCCGGGATCGCGATCGTCGCGACTTTCACGCGCTCGCGTCGCCTCTCGGCGGTGCTGCTCGGGCTGCCCCCGCTCGGTGTCGCCGTGCCCTCGTTCTGGCTCGGACTCGTCCTCATCCAGTGGTTCTCGTTCCAGATCCCCCTGTTCCCGGCGATGGGGGACAAGGGTTTCGCCTCCCTCGTCCTTCCGGCCGTCACCCTCGCCGTCCCCACGAGCGCCGCGATCGCGCAGTTGCTGTCGAAGAGCCTGGCGACCACCCTCGGCGAGCCGTACATCGACACCGCGTGGGCGAAGGGCGCGGGGCGATGGCGGGTGCACCTGGGCCACGCGCTGCGCAACGCGGCCCTTCCGGCGCTCACGGTGACGGGTCTCGTCGTGGGCCAGTTGCTCTCGGGCACCGTGGTCACCGAGACCGTCTTCTCGCGTCCGGGCGTGGGCCGGGTGACGGCACTCGCCGTCCAGCAGCAGGACGTGCCCGTCGTGCAGGGGGTCGTGCTGTTCGCTGCCCTGGTCTTCGTCCTCACCACGCTCGCCGTCGACCTGGTGTATCCCGTCCTCGACCCGAGGATCGTGCTCGGCACCGCGCCGGCCCGCCGTCGCCGTGACGCCTCCGCGGCGTCCGCGGCCGGCCGGCATCCCGAGGCCGCCGGAACGGAGGTGAAGTGA
- a CDS encoding LLM class flavin-dependent oxidoreductase, with the protein MSSSHPLHLGVALEGAGWHPAAWREPSSRPDELFTSGYWADLVRTAERGDLDFVTVEDALALQSSRFLTGDERTDEVRGRLDAVLIASRVAPLTSRIGLIPVATVTHTEPFHVSKAIATLDYVSEGRAGVQVKVSGRVDEAAHVGRRTHPGDVALDDPAVQAFIQDAFDEAADVVEVVRRLWDSWEDDAEIRDVETDRFLDADKVHAIDFEGRFFSVRGPSITPRPPQGQPVVAALAHAAVPYRLAARSADVVFVTPADAVHARAILEEVRAAERVVEREGEPLRVIADLVVLLDADGGETGEDRRRRLDALGRPLVSDARIVTGPASTVADVIDDLVAAGYAGVRLRPGVATDDLARIVDDLVPELRRRGARTAVAPEGTSLRGRLGLPEGLPSRYATPVA; encoded by the coding sequence ATGAGTTCATCGCATCCCCTTCACCTCGGAGTCGCGCTCGAGGGCGCAGGGTGGCATCCCGCCGCCTGGCGGGAGCCGTCCTCGCGCCCGGACGAGCTGTTCACCTCCGGCTACTGGGCCGACCTGGTGCGCACCGCCGAACGCGGAGACCTCGACTTCGTCACCGTCGAGGACGCGCTCGCCCTGCAGTCGTCGCGGTTCCTCACCGGTGACGAGCGCACCGACGAGGTCCGCGGACGACTCGACGCCGTCCTCATCGCCTCCCGCGTCGCGCCGCTCACGTCGCGGATCGGGCTGATCCCGGTCGCGACGGTGACCCACACCGAGCCGTTCCACGTGTCCAAGGCGATCGCGACGCTCGACTACGTCAGCGAGGGTCGCGCCGGCGTGCAGGTGAAGGTGTCCGGGCGCGTCGACGAGGCCGCGCACGTCGGCCGCCGGACCCACCCGGGCGACGTGGCGCTCGACGACCCCGCGGTCCAGGCGTTCATCCAGGACGCGTTCGATGAGGCGGCGGACGTGGTCGAGGTCGTCCGCCGGCTGTGGGACAGCTGGGAGGACGACGCCGAGATCCGCGACGTCGAGACGGACCGGTTCCTGGATGCCGACAAGGTGCACGCCATCGATTTCGAGGGTCGCTTCTTCTCGGTGCGCGGACCGTCGATCACGCCGCGCCCGCCGCAGGGTCAGCCCGTCGTCGCCGCTCTCGCGCATGCCGCTGTGCCCTACCGCCTGGCCGCACGGTCGGCGGACGTGGTCTTCGTCACGCCCGCGGATGCCGTGCACGCGCGCGCGATCCTCGAGGAGGTGCGCGCCGCCGAACGCGTCGTGGAGCGCGAGGGCGAGCCCCTCCGCGTCATCGCCGATCTCGTGGTGCTGCTCGACGCGGACGGCGGCGAGACCGGCGAGGATCGCCGCCGACGGCTGGACGCCCTCGGCCGCCCGCTCGTCTCGGATGCTCGGATCGTCACCGGTCCGGCATCCACCGTCGCCGACGTGATCGACGACCTCGTCGCCGCCGGTTACGCCGGGGTGCGGCTGCGTCCCGGCGTCGCCACCGACGACCTCGCCCGGATCGTCGACGACCTCGTGCCCGAACTGCGCCGACGGGGTGCGCGGACGGCCGTCGCCCCGGAGGGAACTTCGCTGCGCGGACGCCTCGGTCTGCCCGAGGGCCTGCCCAGCCGCTACGCCACCCCCGTCGCCTGA
- a CDS encoding ABC transporter permease, giving the protein MSETTALVPERREHSEDPFAATAADRFDDAVVARAAERRTSTRRRALPAAFRRPLVLASAAWIVVVLVAALWPGLLAPGDPLGGTPTENLQAPSWAHWFGTDQLGRDLYTRVVHGTALTVSAAAIAVGVGVVAGSLLGLLSGFVGGRTDAAIMRVADVLLAIPGLLLSLAIITALGFGTVNVAIAVGIASLAAVARVLRSEVLRVRTAPYIEAARASGNGWTAVLLRHVLPNSIGPVVVLAVLEFGTAILAVSALSFLGYGAPPPAPEWGALVSGGRDYLRNAWWLTALPGLTIAVTVLAANRLSRGLDADGRARR; this is encoded by the coding sequence ATGTCCGAGACCACCGCCCTCGTCCCCGAGCGACGCGAGCACTCCGAGGACCCGTTCGCCGCCACCGCCGCCGACCGGTTCGATGACGCCGTCGTCGCCCGCGCCGCCGAACGCCGGACATCGACGCGTCGACGCGCCCTCCCCGCGGCGTTCCGCCGTCCCCTCGTCCTCGCGTCGGCGGCGTGGATCGTCGTGGTCCTCGTCGCCGCGCTCTGGCCCGGGCTCCTCGCGCCCGGGGATCCGCTCGGCGGCACCCCGACCGAGAATCTCCAGGCGCCGTCGTGGGCGCACTGGTTCGGCACCGACCAGCTCGGCCGGGACCTCTACACGCGGGTCGTCCACGGCACCGCGTTGACCGTGTCCGCTGCCGCGATCGCCGTCGGCGTCGGGGTGGTGGCCGGGTCGCTCCTCGGCCTCCTCAGCGGCTTCGTCGGCGGACGGACGGATGCCGCGATCATGCGCGTCGCCGACGTCCTGCTCGCCATCCCGGGTCTCCTGCTGTCGCTCGCGATCATCACGGCGCTCGGTTTCGGCACGGTGAACGTCGCCATCGCCGTCGGGATCGCGAGCCTGGCGGCGGTCGCGCGCGTGCTGCGGTCGGAGGTGCTGCGGGTGCGGACGGCGCCGTACATCGAGGCGGCCCGGGCCTCGGGCAACGGCTGGACGGCGGTGCTGCTGCGCCACGTGCTGCCCAACTCGATCGGACCGGTCGTCGTGCTGGCGGTGCTGGAGTTCGGGACCGCGATCCTCGCGGTCTCGGCGCTGAGCTTCCTCGGATACGGGGCACCGCCGCCCGCTCCCGAGTGGGGCGCACTCGTCTCGGGCGGCCGCGACTACCTCCGGAACGCGTGGTGGCTGACGGCTCTGCCGGGACTCACCATCGCCGTCACCGTGCTGGCGGCCAACCGCCTCTCCCGGGGGCTCGACGCCGACGGGAGGGCACGCCGATGA
- a CDS encoding GNAT family N-acetyltransferase, whose protein sequence is MTSSATLDVPHADATVLDNAAWHSLTGPHASFAIGGDLVRRYPGDVAPFVAVRTWDEPGVWDALRELVGPGSEVGLSGYEGGYPAGWEYLGGGEGVQLVETDALRPRPDEEAIELGPDDAADMLAIVDRNQPGPFRPRTYELGRYIGIRRDGRLIAMAGERLHPTGWTEISAVSVDAEHRRQGLASRLVLDVAFHIQARGERALLHAAASNLGAIAAYERLGFALRRRNQFAAVRTPA, encoded by the coding sequence GTGACCTCCTCCGCAACGCTCGACGTTCCGCACGCCGACGCCACCGTCCTCGACAACGCGGCCTGGCATTCGCTGACCGGCCCGCACGCCTCCTTCGCGATCGGCGGCGATCTCGTGCGCCGCTATCCCGGCGACGTCGCCCCGTTCGTCGCGGTGCGCACGTGGGACGAGCCGGGCGTCTGGGACGCTCTCCGCGAGCTCGTGGGTCCCGGCAGCGAGGTCGGGCTCTCGGGCTACGAGGGCGGGTACCCGGCCGGCTGGGAGTACCTCGGCGGAGGGGAAGGCGTGCAGCTGGTCGAGACCGACGCGCTGCGCCCCCGCCCCGACGAGGAGGCGATCGAGCTTGGTCCCGACGACGCCGCGGACATGCTCGCGATCGTCGACCGCAACCAGCCCGGCCCCTTCCGGCCGCGGACGTACGAGCTCGGCCGCTACATCGGCATCCGTCGCGACGGACGTCTGATCGCGATGGCGGGCGAGCGCCTGCACCCCACCGGCTGGACCGAGATCAGCGCGGTCTCGGTGGATGCCGAACACCGACGCCAGGGCCTCGCCTCTCGACTGGTGCTCGACGTGGCCTTCCACATCCAGGCGCGCGGCGAACGGGCCCTGCTCCACGCGGCGGCCTCGAACCTCGGCGCGATCGCGGCGTACGAGCGCCTCGGTTTCGCGCTGCGCCGCCGCAACCAGTTCGCGGCCGTTCGGACGCCCGCGTGA
- a CDS encoding LLM class flavin-dependent oxidoreductase, producing MSTVSAPTIPEVGLTLPGNYDETDPSGGLEETLQLFSLAEELRYQVAGVRQRHLERGLSSALPFLAAASQRTSTIRLETAVVPLGYETPFRLAEDFATVDVLSRGRLNVGISSSAPHLDVLRPLGRGADDGAGVEPYTLIARFLEALEGRDLSDEAILTPYGPQIPRIQPHVPSLRDRVWLGGGSARSVRWAAEHGLKLFLGNLTAADGDAPFETVQRARIDEYYAAFTGSGEPAVGVERVIVTTDSATAAQRAHYADFAAGREERTLAPTRGLVFQKDLVGTADEIVERLHADPAIDGRTRVRVALPYAFHHDEYRQILTDIAEGVLPRLGWRPAATRAVAA from the coding sequence ATGTCGACCGTCTCCGCGCCCACGATCCCCGAGGTGGGCCTCACCCTGCCCGGGAACTACGACGAGACCGACCCGTCGGGCGGACTCGAGGAGACGCTGCAGCTGTTCTCCCTGGCGGAAGAGCTCCGCTACCAGGTGGCGGGCGTCCGCCAGCGTCACCTGGAGCGGGGGCTCTCGTCGGCCCTCCCGTTCCTCGCCGCGGCCAGCCAACGCACGTCGACGATCCGCCTGGAGACCGCCGTCGTCCCCCTCGGCTACGAGACACCGTTCCGCCTGGCGGAGGACTTCGCCACGGTCGATGTGCTCTCCCGCGGCCGTCTCAACGTGGGAATCAGCTCGTCGGCCCCGCACCTGGACGTCCTTCGACCGCTCGGACGCGGTGCGGACGACGGTGCGGGCGTCGAACCGTACACGCTCATCGCCCGCTTCCTCGAAGCGCTCGAGGGGCGCGATCTGTCCGACGAGGCGATCCTGACGCCGTACGGTCCTCAGATCCCGCGGATCCAGCCGCACGTGCCGTCGTTGCGCGACCGGGTGTGGCTCGGCGGAGGTTCGGCGCGGTCGGTCCGCTGGGCGGCCGAGCACGGGCTGAAGCTCTTCCTGGGGAACCTCACCGCGGCCGACGGCGACGCGCCGTTCGAGACCGTGCAGCGGGCGCGCATCGACGAGTACTACGCGGCGTTCACGGGCAGCGGTGAGCCGGCGGTCGGTGTGGAACGGGTGATCGTCACGACCGACAGCGCCACCGCCGCCCAGCGCGCGCACTACGCGGACTTCGCGGCCGGACGGGAGGAACGCACCCTGGCGCCCACTCGCGGACTGGTGTTCCAGAAGGACCTCGTGGGCACGGCCGACGAGATCGTCGAACGCCTGCACGCCGACCCGGCCATCGACGGGCGCACCCGGGTGCGCGTGGCGCTGCCCTACGCGTTCCACCATGACGAGTACCGACAGATCCTGACCGACATCGCCGAGGGCGTGCTGCCGCGCCTCGGCTGGCGCCCGGCCGCGACGCGCGCCGTCGCCGCCTGA
- a CDS encoding dipeptide ABC transporter ATP-binding protein: MSAENLLEIDGLAVTYRTGRGDVDAVREVSLSVAQGETVAVVGESGSGKSTTVHAIIRLLPAAAHIAAGSVRFEGRDLVAATDRDLRSVRGRRIGFVPQDPTVSLNPVVRIGDQVAEVLRVHGLADRRTAQARAIEALERAGLPDAAVRARQYPHELSGGMRQRVLIAIAIIGDPALLIADEPTSALDVTVQRQILDHLDVLKRERGASLLLITHDLGVAADRADRIVVMSDGRIVEQGTPDEILGDPRHPYTRRLIAAAPSLRATDAVRTSEPFSNAVPARTVSDAGRGLPGETPVLEVEGLVKEFALPGGGRTRAVDGVGFRLERGRTLALVGESGSGKTTTARLALRLVDPTAGTVRIDGADVTALSGRRLRRVRRRVQLVQQNPYAALNPRWRVETIVADPLRAFGVGSRAERRKRAAELLDLVALPSTALSRRPADLSGGQRQRVAIARALALEPALLVLDEPVSALDVSIQHQILTLLTEIQREKALSYLFISHDLAVVRQIADTVGVMRRGHLVELGTADDVFARPAHDYTRTLLDAIPGRRSPTAPSAISTLLL, encoded by the coding sequence ATGAGCGCCGAGAACCTGCTCGAGATCGACGGTCTGGCGGTGACCTACCGCACGGGTCGAGGAGACGTCGACGCGGTGCGGGAGGTGAGCCTCTCGGTCGCCCAGGGAGAGACCGTCGCCGTCGTCGGCGAGTCCGGATCGGGCAAGTCCACGACGGTGCACGCGATCATCCGATTGCTGCCGGCGGCCGCCCACATCGCGGCGGGGTCCGTGCGGTTCGAGGGGCGCGACCTCGTCGCGGCGACCGACCGCGACCTGCGATCGGTGCGGGGCCGACGCATCGGTTTCGTCCCGCAGGACCCCACCGTGAGCCTCAACCCCGTCGTGCGCATCGGGGATCAGGTCGCCGAAGTGCTGCGCGTGCACGGTCTCGCCGATCGGCGCACCGCGCAGGCGCGGGCGATCGAGGCGCTGGAGCGGGCCGGCCTGCCCGACGCGGCCGTGCGGGCGCGCCAGTACCCCCACGAGCTGTCGGGCGGCATGCGGCAGCGCGTGCTCATCGCGATCGCGATCATCGGCGACCCGGCCCTCCTCATCGCCGACGAACCCACCAGCGCACTCGACGTGACCGTCCAACGCCAGATCCTCGATCACCTCGACGTCCTCAAGCGCGAGCGCGGGGCGAGCCTGCTGCTGATCACCCACGACCTCGGCGTCGCCGCGGACCGCGCCGATCGCATCGTCGTGATGAGCGACGGCCGGATCGTGGAACAGGGCACCCCCGACGAGATCCTCGGCGACCCGCGACATCCGTACACCCGCCGCTTGATCGCGGCGGCGCCGAGTCTTCGCGCCACCGACGCCGTCCGCACATCGGAACCGTTCTCGAACGCCGTACCCGCACGGACCGTGTCCGACGCGGGTCGCGGGCTGCCGGGGGAGACGCCCGTTCTCGAGGTCGAGGGCCTGGTCAAGGAATTCGCGCTGCCCGGCGGCGGCCGCACGCGCGCCGTCGACGGCGTCGGATTCCGCCTCGAGCGGGGCCGCACCCTCGCCCTCGTCGGCGAGTCGGGGTCGGGCAAGACGACGACCGCCCGGCTGGCGCTGCGCCTGGTCGACCCGACGGCCGGGACCGTGCGGATCGACGGCGCCGACGTGACCGCGCTCTCCGGGCGGCGGCTGAGGCGGGTGCGCCGTCGCGTGCAACTGGTGCAGCAGAACCCCTATGCCGCGCTGAATCCCCGATGGAGAGTCGAGACCATCGTCGCCGATCCCCTCCGCGCGTTCGGGGTCGGGTCGCGCGCGGAGCGTCGGAAGCGCGCCGCCGAGCTGCTGGATCTCGTGGCACTGCCGTCGACGGCGCTGTCGCGTCGACCGGCCGACCTGTCGGGCGGCCAACGCCAGCGTGTGGCGATCGCGCGGGCCCTCGCCCTCGAGCCCGCGCTGCTCGTGCTCGATGAGCCGGTCTCCGCGCTCGACGTGTCGATCCAGCACCAGATCCTCACCCTCCTCACCGAGATCCAGCGGGAGAAGGCGTTGAGCTACCTCTTCATCTCGCACGACCTCGCCGTCGTCCGGCAGATCGCCGACACCGTGGGCGTGATGCGCCGCGGACACCTCGTCGAGCTGGGGACGGCCGACGACGTGTTCGCCCGTCCCGCCCACGACTACACGCGGACGCTCCTGGATGCCATCCCGGGCCGACGTTCCCCGACCGCACCCTCCGCCATCTCCACCCTTCTTCTCTGA
- a CDS encoding LLM class flavin-dependent oxidoreductase — translation MTRPLRSLGFLTIGLFDRENPRAGHEATLAIIERAESLGFDSAWLRDRHLQYGISSPVAVLAAASQRTSRIRLGTAVIPLGFENPFRLAEDLATVDVLTGGRLEPGFSVGPPRRLDEIGSALYPGTVEHEDFGYERLARLRGFLAGDRVSAFAGREGIEEYSERIEPHSPGLADRLWYGAGSPASTTWAAENGFHLLTSSVIQSVDTTDFDTEQHTQIRLYRDRHPDGESARVSQGLVVIPTDSATPEQRERYSAYAAARSARVGIPQGPRGMLFAADIVGTSEEIADRLRSSAAFPEVDEVAFALPFDFAPDDYAQILDDLAGRLGPLLGWSPSAQSDVT, via the coding sequence GTGACCCGCCCGCTCCGCTCCCTCGGCTTCCTCACCATCGGTCTGTTCGACCGCGAGAATCCGCGCGCCGGGCACGAGGCGACGCTCGCGATCATCGAGCGCGCCGAGAGTCTGGGCTTCGACAGCGCGTGGCTGCGGGACCGCCACTTGCAATACGGCATCTCGTCGCCCGTCGCCGTGCTCGCCGCGGCGTCGCAGCGCACGAGCCGCATCCGCCTCGGGACCGCGGTCATCCCCCTGGGCTTCGAGAACCCCTTCCGCCTTGCGGAGGACCTGGCGACGGTGGACGTGCTCACCGGCGGTCGGCTGGAGCCGGGGTTCTCCGTCGGTCCCCCGCGCCGCCTCGACGAGATCGGCTCCGCGCTGTACCCCGGGACCGTCGAGCACGAGGACTTCGGGTACGAGCGGCTCGCGCGCCTGCGCGGGTTCCTCGCCGGCGACCGCGTGAGCGCGTTCGCGGGCCGCGAGGGCATCGAGGAGTACTCGGAGCGGATCGAACCGCATTCGCCCGGGCTCGCCGACCGCCTCTGGTACGGCGCCGGGAGCCCGGCATCCACCACCTGGGCGGCCGAGAACGGCTTCCACCTGCTCACCAGCAGCGTGATCCAGTCGGTCGACACGACCGACTTCGACACCGAGCAGCACACGCAGATCCGGCTGTACCGCGATCGGCATCCCGACGGCGAGTCCGCGCGGGTGTCGCAGGGCCTCGTCGTCATCCCGACCGACTCGGCCACGCCCGAGCAGCGCGAACGGTACTCGGCGTACGCCGCGGCGCGGAGCGCGCGCGTCGGGATCCCCCAGGGGCCGCGCGGGATGCTCTTCGCCGCCGACATCGTGGGCACGTCGGAGGAGATCGCCGACCGCCTGCGATCGTCAGCCGCGTTCCCCGAGGTCGACGAAGTCGCCTTCGCGCTGCCCTTCGACTTCGCACCCGACGACTACGCGCAGATCCTGGACGACCTCGCCGGGCGCCTCGGACCGCTGCTCGGATGGAGTCCGTCAGCGCAATCCGACGTCACATGA